In Flavobacteriaceae bacterium, the following proteins share a genomic window:
- the rsgA gene encoding ribosome small subunit-dependent GTPase A — MTGLVYKSTGSWYTIKTLNGKTYECRIKGRFRLEGIKSTNPISVGDYVDFELETKNNEVTGVINKIHERQNYIVRKSVNLSKQTHIIASNIDQVFLLITINNPPTFTSFIDRFLVTAEAYSVKTVLLFNKIDTYNDDTLLEVKYLAALYRNIGYECIGISAKTGKNISKVKQLMEGKVSMFTGHSGVGKSTLINAIEPGLSLRTKEISSQHMQGQHTTTFAEMFDLNFDAKIIDTPGIKGFGIVDMEKEEVGDYFPEFFKLKQDCKFNNCLHIKEPKCAVKKALDNNELAYSRYKSYLQILEGEEEHYRTDNFEK; from the coding sequence ATGACAGGACTTGTTTATAAATCTACAGGAAGTTGGTACACCATTAAAACTCTTAATGGTAAAACTTATGAGTGTCGTATTAAAGGAAGATTTCGATTAGAAGGTATAAAAAGTACCAATCCAATTTCTGTAGGGGATTATGTGGATTTTGAACTTGAAACAAAAAACAATGAAGTTACTGGTGTTATCAACAAAATACACGAACGTCAAAATTATATTGTTAGAAAATCAGTTAACCTATCTAAGCAAACTCATATCATAGCATCTAATATAGATCAGGTCTTTTTATTAATTACTATCAATAATCCACCAACATTTACAAGTTTTATAGATCGTTTTTTAGTAACAGCTGAAGCATACTCCGTAAAAACGGTATTACTCTTTAATAAAATTGATACCTATAATGACGATACGCTATTAGAAGTGAAATACTTGGCAGCATTATACAGAAATATAGGATATGAGTGTATAGGTATTTCTGCAAAAACAGGAAAGAATATCAGTAAAGTAAAACAATTAATGGAAGGTAAAGTAAGTATGTTTACTGGGCATTCCGGTGTAGGAAAATCTACATTAATAAATGCTATTGAACCCGGGCTGAGTTTACGTACAAAAGAAATCTCTTCTCAACATATGCAAGGACAGCATACAACTACATTTGCAGAAATGTTTGACCTTAATTTTGATGCTAAAATTATAGATACACCTGGTATAAAGGGTTTTGGGATTGTAGATATGGAAAAAGAAGAAGTTGGAGATTATTTTCCAGAATTTTTTAAATTAAAACAAGATTGTAAATTCAATAATTGTTTACATATTAAAGAGCCGAAATGTGCAGTAAAAAAAGCTTTAGATAACAATGAGCTAGCTTATTCGAGATATAAAAGTTATTTGCAAATTTTAGAAGGTGAAGAAGAACATTATAGAACAGATAATTTTGAAAAATAA
- a CDS encoding D-tyrosyl-tRNA(Tyr) deacylase: MKAVIQRVLNASVTIEGEKTASISNGLLILIGIVNEDTIEDIKWLTNKIINLRIFNDEQDVMNKSLIDTDGDVIIVSQFTLHASTKKGNRPSYIKAAKSDIAIPLYETLISYFEQELNKKVQTGKFDADMKVELLNDGPVTIIIDSKNKE; the protein is encoded by the coding sequence ATGAAAGCAGTAATTCAACGTGTTCTTAATGCTAGTGTTACAATCGAAGGAGAAAAAACAGCTTCTATTAGCAATGGTTTATTAATTTTAATAGGGATAGTTAATGAAGATACTATTGAAGATATTAAATGGTTAACTAATAAAATCATAAACCTTCGTATTTTTAATGACGAACAAGATGTGATGAATAAATCTTTAATCGATACTGATGGAGATGTAATCATTGTAAGTCAGTTTACATTGCATGCTAGTACCAAAAAAGGAAACCGTCCAAGTTATATAAAAGCTGCTAAATCAGATATTGCAATCCCATTATATGAAACTCTTATCTCTTATTTTGAACAAGAATTAAATAAAAAAGTTCAAACAGGTAAATTTGATGCAGATATGAAAGTAGAATTATTAAATGATGGACCAGTTACCATTATAATAGATTCAAAAAATAAAGAATAA
- a CDS encoding pyrophosphatase, translated as MNIKDAQKAVDDWIKNHGVRYFNELTNMAQLTEEVGEVARIIARRYGEQSEKESDKNKDLGEELADVMFVVLCLANQTGVNLQEAFDKKLDLKTKRDHDRHHNNEKLK; from the coding sequence ATGAATATAAAAGACGCACAAAAAGCAGTTGATGATTGGATTAAAAATCATGGTGTTCGCTATTTTAATGAACTCACTAATATGGCACAACTAACTGAAGAGGTAGGAGAAGTTGCTCGTATTATTGCTAGGCGTTACGGGGAGCAAAGTGAAAAGGAAAGCGATAAAAATAAAGATTTAGGAGAGGAACTTGCAGATGTAATGTTTGTAGTGTTATGTTTAGCAAACCAGACAGGAGTTAACCTTCAGGAAGCTTTTGATAAAAAATTAGATTTAAAAACAAAAAGAGATCACGATCGACATCATAATAACGAAAAATTAAAATAG
- a CDS encoding 3-phosphoshikimate 1-carboxyvinyltransferase: MNINLLKSILNQSSSIEITGSKSESNRLLLLQALYSNLSLDNVSNSDDSQLMQKALLANDGIVDIHHAGTAMRFLTAFFATQVGEEIVLTGSNRMQERPIQILVEALRQLGADINYENEEGYPPLKIKGKVLKKHQASLRANVSSQYISALLLIAPRLKNGIELTLEGNITSVPYINMTLKLLNEVGVETSFEDNVIIVKPNFVNPEPITLIVESDWSSASYYFSCIALSAIGTEITLSSYKRNSLQGDSSLVKFYKEFGVETKFNEHSITLKKITQDLSPKTFNLINAPDIAQTIAVTCLGLGIECYLTGLHTLKIKETDRLQALKNEIEKFGTQVIITNETLNISNVQNLKTDVIVNTYHDHRMAMAFAPLALCVGFQINDADVVSKSYPDFWNDFKKIGFALIEN, from the coding sequence ATGAATATCAATCTTCTAAAATCGATCTTAAATCAATCGTCTTCTATTGAGATAACAGGATCAAAAAGTGAGTCTAATAGGTTATTGTTATTACAAGCCTTATATTCTAATTTATCTTTAGATAATGTATCTAATTCTGATGATTCTCAATTAATGCAAAAAGCATTGCTAGCTAATGATGGGATTGTAGATATTCATCATGCAGGTACAGCTATGCGCTTTTTAACTGCTTTCTTCGCGACGCAAGTAGGTGAAGAAATTGTTTTAACAGGCTCTAATAGGATGCAAGAACGTCCAATTCAAATTTTGGTAGAAGCTTTACGACAATTAGGAGCAGATATTAATTATGAGAATGAAGAAGGCTATCCACCACTAAAAATTAAAGGGAAAGTACTGAAAAAACATCAAGCTTCTTTAAGAGCCAATGTTAGTAGCCAATATATTTCAGCTTTACTTTTAATAGCTCCAAGGCTTAAAAATGGTATAGAATTAACTTTAGAAGGGAATATCACTTCAGTGCCTTACATTAATATGACACTAAAACTTCTTAATGAAGTTGGTGTAGAAACATCTTTTGAAGATAATGTAATTATTGTAAAACCAAACTTTGTAAATCCAGAACCAATAACTTTAATCGTTGAGTCAGATTGGTCATCTGCTTCGTATTATTTTAGTTGTATAGCGTTAAGTGCGATTGGTACAGAAATAACATTATCATCTTATAAAAGAAATAGTTTACAAGGAGATTCTTCTTTGGTGAAATTTTATAAAGAGTTTGGAGTAGAAACAAAATTTAATGAGCATTCGATTACACTTAAAAAAATCACTCAAGATTTATCACCAAAAACTTTTAACTTAATCAACGCTCCAGATATTGCCCAAACCATAGCAGTTACATGCTTAGGATTAGGCATAGAATGCTACTTAACTGGATTGCATACATTAAAAATTAAGGAAACCGATCGACTGCAAGCATTGAAAAACGAAATTGAAAAGTTTGGAACTCAAGTTATAATTACTAATGAGACACTAAATATTTCTAATGTTCAAAATTTAAAAACAGATGTGATTGTTAATACATATCATGATCATCGTATGGCAATGGCATTTGCGCCTTTAGCGTTATGTGTTGGTTTTCAAATTAATGATGCAGATGTAGTGTCAAAATCATATCCAGATTTTTGGAATGATTTTAAAAAAATAGGATTCGCTTTAATTGAAAATTAA
- the queA gene encoding tRNA preQ1(34) S-adenosylmethionine ribosyltransferase-isomerase QueA: MKLSHFHFDLPEDLLAEYPSEHRDEAKLMVLNRKEQTIEHKQFKDLIDYFEEDDVMILNNTKVFPARLYGNKEKTGARIEVFLLRELNGEQRLWDVLVDPARKIRIGNKLYFGDDDTLVAEVIDNTTSRGRTLRFLFDGSYIEFRKKLNELGETPLPKYIKREVEPEDEERYQTIFAKNEGAVAAPTAGLHFSKHLLKRLEIKGVDFAEITLHVGLGTFNPVEVEDLSKHKMDSEEILVEKPATDVINAALKNKRRICAVGTTAMRAIESSVSSNGTLNEYAGWTNKFIFPPYDFSIANCMITNFHTPKSTLLMMASAFAGHDFIIRAYEEAIKEKYKFYSYGDAMLII, encoded by the coding sequence ATGAAATTATCACATTTTCACTTTGATCTTCCAGAAGATTTATTAGCAGAATACCCTTCAGAACATAGAGATGAAGCTAAACTTATGGTTTTAAATCGTAAAGAGCAAACTATAGAACATAAGCAATTTAAAGATCTCATCGATTATTTTGAAGAAGATGATGTGATGATTCTTAATAATACTAAAGTATTCCCAGCAAGATTATATGGTAATAAGGAGAAAACAGGCGCAAGAATTGAAGTTTTCTTATTAAGAGAGCTTAATGGTGAACAACGCCTTTGGGATGTATTGGTAGATCCAGCTCGTAAAATAAGAATTGGGAATAAATTGTATTTTGGCGATGATGATACTTTGGTGGCAGAAGTTATAGATAATACGACATCTAGAGGTCGTACGTTACGTTTCCTTTTTGATGGATCATATATAGAGTTCAGAAAAAAATTAAATGAACTTGGTGAAACCCCATTGCCAAAATATATAAAAAGAGAGGTAGAGCCAGAAGATGAAGAACGATATCAAACTATTTTTGCTAAAAATGAAGGAGCAGTAGCAGCGCCAACGGCTGGATTACATTTTTCAAAGCATTTATTAAAACGTTTAGAAATAAAAGGAGTAGATTTTGCAGAAATTACGCTACATGTTGGTTTAGGAACCTTTAACCCTGTTGAGGTTGAAGATTTATCTAAACATAAAATGGATAGCGAAGAGATTCTTGTAGAAAAACCTGCTACTGATGTTATTAATGCAGCTTTAAAAAATAAGCGACGTATATGCGCTGTAGGAACTACAGCTATGAGAGCAATAGAAAGCTCTGTATCTTCAAATGGAACATTAAACGAATATGCAGGTTGGACTAATAAATTTATTTTCCCTCCATATGATTTTAGTATTGCAAATTGTATGATTACTAATTTTCATACTCCAAAATCAACATTATTAATGATGGCTTCAGCTTTTGCAGGTCATGATTTTATTATAAGAGCATATGAAGAAGCAATTAAAGAAAAATATAAATTCTATAGCTATGGAGACGCAATGCTAATTATTTAA
- the rlmN gene encoding 23S rRNA (adenine(2503)-C(2))-methyltransferase RlmN — protein sequence MTINKKDIRALTKEQLRDFFVNQGDKAFRGNQVYEWLWQKSAHKFDDMTNLSKATREMLEANFVINHIKVDTMQRSNDGTVKNAVRLHDGLIVESVLIPTETRTTACVSSQVGCSLDCKFCATAKLKRMRNLNPDEIFDQVAAIDKESRLYYNHPLSNIVFMGMGEPLMNYNNVIKAIDKITSPEGLGISPKRITVSTSGVPKMIKRMADDEVKFNLAVSLHSAIEEVRTSIMPFNETFPLKDLKESLEYWYAKTKRKITYEYVVWEGINDLQKDIDALVQFCKYVPSKVNLIEYNPIDDGDFQQANNEAINNYIRTLERNRIVVNVRRSRGKDIDAACGQLANKT from the coding sequence ATGACAATTAATAAGAAAGACATACGAGCACTTACAAAAGAGCAACTACGAGATTTTTTTGTAAACCAAGGAGATAAAGCATTTCGTGGAAATCAAGTATATGAGTGGTTATGGCAAAAATCTGCACACAAGTTTGACGATATGACTAACCTCTCTAAAGCTACAAGAGAGATGTTAGAAGCAAATTTTGTGATTAATCATATTAAAGTTGATACAATGCAACGTAGTAATGATGGCACTGTTAAAAATGCAGTACGTTTGCATGATGGATTAATTGTAGAATCTGTACTTATTCCTACAGAAACACGAACTACAGCTTGCGTTTCGTCTCAAGTAGGTTGTAGTTTAGATTGTAAATTTTGTGCTACTGCAAAGCTAAAGCGAATGCGAAATTTAAATCCTGATGAGATTTTTGATCAAGTTGCCGCAATAGATAAAGAAAGTAGATTGTATTATAATCACCCATTAAGTAATATTGTGTTTATGGGTATGGGAGAACCTTTAATGAATTATAATAATGTAATTAAAGCTATAGATAAAATCACATCACCTGAAGGGCTAGGAATATCTCCGAAACGTATTACTGTATCTACTTCTGGAGTGCCAAAAATGATTAAAAGAATGGCAGATGATGAAGTTAAATTTAACCTAGCGGTATCTTTACATTCAGCGATTGAGGAAGTGCGTACTTCTATTATGCCTTTTAATGAAACCTTTCCATTAAAAGATTTAAAAGAATCTTTAGAATATTGGTATGCTAAAACTAAACGTAAAATAACATATGAGTATGTGGTCTGGGAAGGAATTAACGATTTGCAAAAAGATATTGATGCATTGGTACAATTTTGTAAATATGTGCCATCAAAAGTTAACCTTATAGAGTATAATCCAATTGATGATGGTGATTTTCAACAAGCAAATAACGAAGCTATAAATAATTATATTCGTACTTTAGAAAGAAATAGAATTGTAGTGAATGTGCGCCGTAGTCGTGGTAAGGATATTGACGCAGCTTGTGGACAGTTAGCTAATAAAACTTAA
- a CDS encoding polyprenyl synthetase family protein — translation MKIVEQIKQPIAFEMDLFEEKFRVSMSSKVALLNRITHYIVNRKGKQMRPMFVFLVSKMVANGEVNDRTYRGASVIELIHTATLVHDDVVDDSNLRRGFFSINALWKNKIAVLVGDYLLSKGLLLSIDNNDFDLLKIISIAVREMSEGELLQIEKARQLDITENIYYEIIRQKTATLIAACCSLGAASVKPASPHTETMRKFGELIGMAFQIKDDLFDYGEDKIGKPTGIDIKEQKMTLPLIYVLNNVSSKEKNWLINSIKKHNKNQKRVKEVISFVKERGGLDYAILKMKMFQAEALQLLQNYPESEYKKSLELMVNYVIDRKK, via the coding sequence TTGAAAATTGTAGAGCAAATAAAACAACCTATTGCGTTCGAAATGGATCTTTTTGAAGAAAAATTTAGAGTGTCAATGTCTTCTAAAGTTGCTCTACTTAATAGAATAACACATTACATAGTTAATCGAAAAGGTAAGCAAATGCGACCTATGTTTGTATTCTTAGTTTCTAAAATGGTTGCTAACGGAGAAGTTAATGATCGTACTTATCGAGGAGCCTCAGTAATCGAATTAATACATACGGCAACCTTAGTACACGATGATGTTGTAGATGATAGTAATCTTAGACGTGGATTTTTTTCTATAAATGCGTTATGGAAAAATAAAATAGCTGTTTTAGTTGGGGATTATTTATTATCTAAAGGGTTATTACTTTCTATAGATAATAATGACTTCGATTTATTGAAAATTATCTCTATAGCAGTAAGAGAAATGAGTGAAGGAGAATTATTGCAGATAGAAAAAGCACGTCAATTAGATATTACAGAGAATATATATTACGAGATTATTAGGCAAAAAACAGCAACATTAATAGCAGCTTGTTGTAGTTTAGGTGCTGCCTCAGTAAAACCAGCTTCTCCTCATACAGAAACAATGCGAAAGTTTGGAGAATTAATTGGAATGGCATTTCAGATAAAAGATGATTTATTTGATTATGGTGAAGATAAAATAGGAAAACCAACAGGCATTGATATTAAAGAACAAAAAATGACTTTGCCACTTATTTATGTGCTTAATAATGTGTCTTCGAAAGAGAAAAATTGGCTTATTAATTCTATAAAAAAGCATAATAAAAATCAAAAACGTGTTAAAGAAGTTATATCTTTTGTAAAAGAAAGAGGCGGCTTGGATTATGCGATTTTAAAAATGAAAATGTTTCAAGCAGAAGCATTACAATTACTTCAAAATTACCCAGAATCTGAATACAAAAAATCACTAGAACTTATGGTGAATTATGTAATCGATAGGAAAAAATAA
- a CDS encoding RNA polymerase sigma factor, translating into MKVIQLYKNETRLIKKAIQNDREAQHLLYELHSPKMLSVCRYYISDVQHAEETMLNGFFKVFTKLKQYKNKGSFEGWIRRIMVREAISFLRQKKQIEFATDDIEISTATITNNIKTEIEVAEIQQLIDKLPEGYRIVFVMYAIEGYKHHEIAELLNINEGTSKSQLFKARKLLQQQVIALNTVSNGTNEI; encoded by the coding sequence TTGAAAGTTATTCAGCTATATAAAAACGAAACCCGGCTTATTAAAAAAGCAATACAAAACGATCGAGAAGCGCAACATTTATTATATGAGTTGCATTCGCCAAAAATGTTGAGTGTATGCAGATATTATATAAGTGATGTACAACATGCTGAAGAAACTATGCTTAATGGTTTTTTTAAAGTGTTTACAAAATTAAAACAATATAAAAATAAGGGAAGTTTTGAAGGATGGATAAGACGTATTATGGTAAGAGAAGCAATTTCATTTTTAAGACAAAAAAAACAAATTGAATTTGCTACAGATGATATAGAAATTTCTACTGCTACTATTACAAATAATATAAAAACTGAAATAGAAGTTGCAGAAATACAGCAACTTATAGATAAACTTCCAGAAGGATATAGAATTGTATTTGTGATGTATGCAATTGAAGGTTACAAACATCACGAAATAGCAGAGTTATTAAATATAAATGAAGGAACTTCTAAATCACAATTATTTAAAGCTCGCAAATTATTACAACAGCAAGTAATTGCATTAAATACAGTAAGTAATGGCACCAATGAAATTTGA
- the dnaG gene encoding DNA primase, with amino-acid sequence MISKSTIDKVFETARLEEVIGDFVQLKKSGSSFKGLSPFSEERTPSFMVSPVKQIWKDFSTGKGGTVISFLMEHEHFTYPEAIKYIANKYNIEVEETELSNEQKVEASERESMYLVSEFANTYFQNILHKTDQGKAIGLSYFKERGFTSETIKRFQLGYALDKWTAFTDEAIKKGYALKYLEKTGLTIIKEEKQYDRFKGRVLFPIHSMSGRVLGFGGRILANNKNAAKYLNSPESDIYHKSKVLYGIYQAKQTIAKEDNCYLVEGYTDVIQFSQKGIKNVVSSSGTALTPDQIRLINRLTKNITVLFDGDDAGIRASIRGIDLILEQGMNVKVCTFPKGEDPDSFAKQNTLEELNTYLQENAKDFIRYKASLLMEEAKNDPVKKAGLIRDMVTSISKIPDRIQKEVYVQECARIMEISEDVLFSTLAQIGKKELKEANKAYQQHQKQTAFDVVKHKAPIKKIDVQFELEHRIIELLLLYGNKTEDFEDLVLKETESGDLTLEPVIHQARVFEKIYLDLQEDEMEFTNENFKTLYYTIIDALNQDKDFAIENFVNTVEPDMAGEITSILMNDERYTLHDWERNNIFPKAKELGIAQLVNETILNLRRFLIDQKVEEFKRDTIKNSNNNSLLEDVSNYTNLKMLLSRKLNRVLG; translated from the coding sequence TTGATCTCAAAATCCACCATAGATAAAGTTTTTGAAACTGCTCGGTTAGAGGAGGTTATTGGAGATTTTGTTCAACTTAAAAAATCAGGAAGTAGTTTTAAAGGATTAAGCCCGTTTAGTGAAGAACGCACACCGAGCTTTATGGTATCTCCTGTAAAACAAATATGGAAAGACTTCTCAACAGGAAAAGGAGGGACAGTGATTTCTTTTTTAATGGAACATGAGCATTTTACTTATCCTGAAGCTATAAAGTACATAGCAAATAAGTATAATATTGAAGTTGAAGAAACAGAACTATCTAACGAACAGAAAGTAGAGGCTAGTGAGCGAGAAAGTATGTATTTGGTTAGTGAATTTGCAAATACGTATTTTCAAAACATACTTCATAAAACTGACCAGGGAAAAGCAATAGGATTAAGTTATTTTAAAGAACGCGGTTTTACTAGCGAAACCATTAAAAGATTCCAATTAGGATATGCTTTAGATAAATGGACTGCATTTACAGACGAAGCTATTAAAAAAGGTTACGCTCTTAAATACCTTGAAAAGACAGGGCTTACTATTATAAAAGAAGAAAAGCAGTATGATCGTTTTAAAGGGCGTGTACTATTCCCTATTCATAGTATGTCTGGTCGAGTACTTGGGTTTGGCGGACGCATTTTGGCTAACAATAAAAATGCCGCTAAGTATTTAAACTCTCCTGAGAGTGATATTTATCATAAAAGCAAAGTATTGTATGGTATTTATCAAGCAAAACAAACCATAGCTAAAGAAGATAATTGTTATTTAGTTGAAGGATATACAGATGTTATTCAATTTTCACAAAAAGGTATTAAAAATGTAGTATCCTCTTCAGGAACAGCATTAACTCCAGATCAAATTCGTTTAATAAACCGCTTAACTAAAAATATTACTGTACTATTTGATGGTGACGATGCAGGAATAAGAGCATCTATTCGTGGGATTGATTTGATCTTAGAACAGGGAATGAATGTTAAAGTATGTACTTTCCCTAAAGGCGAAGATCCTGATAGTTTTGCAAAGCAAAATACATTAGAAGAGTTAAATACATATCTTCAGGAAAATGCTAAAGATTTTATAAGATATAAAGCTTCTTTATTAATGGAAGAAGCTAAAAATGATCCTGTAAAAAAAGCAGGGTTAATTAGAGATATGGTTACAAGTATTTCTAAAATTCCAGACCGTATTCAAAAAGAAGTATACGTACAAGAATGTGCCCGAATAATGGAGATTAGTGAAGATGTATTGTTTAGCACATTAGCACAAATTGGTAAAAAAGAATTAAAAGAAGCAAACAAAGCATATCAGCAACATCAAAAGCAAACTGCTTTTGATGTTGTAAAACATAAAGCTCCTATTAAAAAAATAGATGTTCAGTTTGAGTTAGAGCATCGTATTATAGAACTCTTATTACTCTATGGTAATAAAACAGAGGATTTTGAAGATTTAGTTTTAAAAGAAACTGAATCTGGAGATTTAACCTTAGAGCCCGTAATACATCAAGCAAGAGTGTTTGAAAAAATATATTTGGATTTGCAGGAGGATGAGATGGAATTTACAAATGAAAACTTTAAAACATTATATTATACCATTATCGATGCTTTAAATCAAGATAAAGATTTTGCAATTGAAAATTTTGTGAATACTGTAGAACCTGATATGGCCGGAGAAATAACAAGTATATTAATGAATGATGAGCGCTATACATTACATGATTGGGAACGAAATAATATTTTCCCTAAAGCAAAAGAACTCGGGATAGCACAATTGGTTAATGAAACTATTTTAAATTTACGACGCTTTTTAATAGATCAAAAAGTAGAAGAGTTTAAACGTGATACAATTAAAAATTCTAATAATAATTCACTATTAGAGGACGTGTCTAATTATACCAATTTAAAAATGCTACTGTCAAGAAAATTAAATCGCGTTTTAGGATAA
- a CDS encoding DNA-binding response regulator gives MIKVLVADHHPIIRTGLKMLFESSYDIDVIGSVNSGKELFDFVTKNNVDVVISEIDLPELNGITALRTLKKEFTEVKVIMFSSHPEEIYAVSTIKAGASGYLAKTADTQTIKDAILKVHNGGIYISNELAQRLAFDEQGKRKTGYYKKLSTREVEVLKLLCSGRKNKEIARELEINEKTVSTYKARLMQKLNVTNLVDLINQARHMELA, from the coding sequence ATGATTAAAGTATTAGTTGCTGATCATCATCCAATTATAAGAACTGGACTCAAAATGCTTTTTGAGTCATCTTATGACATAGACGTTATAGGAAGTGTTAACTCCGGAAAAGAACTTTTTGATTTTGTTACAAAAAACAATGTTGACGTTGTAATTTCTGAAATTGATTTACCAGAACTTAACGGTATTACTGCACTCAGAACTCTAAAAAAAGAGTTTACTGAAGTAAAAGTAATTATGTTTAGTTCTCATCCAGAAGAAATATACGCTGTTAGCACTATTAAAGCAGGCGCTTCAGGTTATCTAGCAAAAACTGCCGATACTCAGACAATAAAAGATGCCATATTAAAAGTACACAATGGCGGTATTTATATTAGTAACGAATTAGCACAACGTCTTGCTTTTGATGAGCAGGGTAAAAGAAAAACCGGCTACTATAAAAAACTATCTACCCGAGAGGTAGAGGTGTTAAAACTATTATGCTCTGGGAGAAAAAATAAAGAAATTGCTAGAGAGTTAGAGATAAATGAAAAAACTGTAAGCACATATAAGGCAAGGCTAATGCAAAAATTAAATGTTACTAATTTAGTAGATTTAATTAATCAGGCTAGGCATATGGAGCTTGCTTAA
- the nadE gene encoding NAD(+) synthase produces MKTEKVVNHIIDWLKNYASNAKVNGFVIGISGGIDSAVTSTLCAKTGLDVLCIEMPIHQAKSHVTRAQEHIALLKEHFPNVKDTRVDLTPVFENFKTKVTLNGKQEIVDMALANTRARLRMTTLYYHAGLLGLLVVGTGNKVEDFGVGFYTKYGDGGVDLSPIADLLKSEVYKIGRFLKVSESILKAAPSDGLFGDARSDEDQIGANYDELEWAMQENEKGKTINDFSGRQREVFKIFKRYNSSNKHKMIPIPICEIPNDLK; encoded by the coding sequence ATGAAAACAGAAAAAGTAGTAAATCATATTATAGATTGGCTTAAAAATTATGCTAGTAATGCTAAAGTAAATGGTTTTGTAATTGGCATTTCTGGAGGTATAGATTCTGCAGTGACCTCAACACTTTGCGCTAAAACAGGTTTAGATGTTTTATGTATTGAGATGCCCATTCATCAAGCCAAAAGTCATGTTACAAGAGCTCAAGAGCATATTGCTTTATTGAAAGAACACTTTCCTAATGTAAAAGACACACGAGTAGATTTAACACCTGTTTTTGAAAATTTTAAAACTAAAGTTACATTAAACGGAAAGCAAGAAATTGTAGACATGGCACTAGCTAATACTAGAGCGCGTTTACGAATGACAACTTTATATTATCATGCAGGATTATTAGGATTATTGGTAGTTGGAACAGGGAATAAAGTTGAAGATTTTGGTGTTGGCTTTTATACAAAATATGGTGATGGTGGTGTAGATTTAAGCCCTATTGCAGATTTATTAAAGTCTGAAGTTTATAAAATCGGGAGGTTTTTAAAGGTTTCTGAATCAATATTAAAAGCAGCTCCAAGTGATGGTTTATTTGGAGATGCTCGTAGTGATGAAGATCAAATTGGAGCAAATTATGATGAATTGGAATGGGCTATGCAAGAAAATGAAAAAGGAAAAACTATAAACGATTTTAGTGGCAGACAAAGAGAAGTATTTAAAATTTTTAAACGTTATAACTCGTCAAATAAGCATAAAATGATACCAATTCCCATTTGTGAAATACCTAATGATTTAAAGTAA